The proteins below come from a single Rosa rugosa chromosome 2, drRosRugo1.1, whole genome shotgun sequence genomic window:
- the LOC133733331 gene encoding general transcription and DNA repair factor IIH subunit TFB2 codes for MPQVRIIAKNFMDMVAALPAMKLDKLYDNAFICEAILRSLPPLAKKYVLQMLCVELPVNSKSMEEWVLPDGASKHRVAIDRLVQLRIFTETKKKGDVTYTLNPIFQTNLKKLLVYGVVLPREPMPSSVTVRRPSSEELEAFALEQWECFLLQLINSSQTERPSNISSSMMKTFQRGLVTQRDREAPRLTESGFQFLLMDTNAQLWYIIREYITSSEERGIDSADLISFLLELSFHVTGEAYNINTLTEVQKNTIKDFTDLGLVKLQQGRKESWFIPTKLATNLSVSLTDTSSRKQGFVVVETNFRLYAYSSSKLHCEILRLFARIEYQLPNLIVGAITKESLYGAFDNCITAEQIISFLQQNAHPRVAERIPSVPENVTDQIRLWETDLNRVEMTTAYYYDEFPSRDLFDGAVDYARSYNGLLWEAPDDSKKMRLVVRAENHVHMREYLSGQK; via the exons ATGCCTCAGGTGAGGATCATAGCGAAGAACTTCATGGACATGGTGGCTGCCTTGCCCGCCATGAAGCTCGATAAGCTCTACGACAACGCATTCATCTGCGAAGCCATTCTCAG GTCTCTGCCACCACTGGCCAAGAAATATGTTTTGCAAATGCTATGCGTCGAGCTTCCGGTCAATTCCAAGTCAATGGAGGAGTGGGTGCTCCCCGATGGGGCCTCCAAGCATCGAGTGGCGATTGATCGATTGGTTCAATTGAGAATATTCACCGAGACCAA GAAGAAGGGGGATGTTACATACACATTGAATCCTATATTTCAGACTAATCTCAAGAAGCTTCTCGTATACGG TGTAGTTTTGCCAAGAGAACCAATGCCTTCGAGTGTCACAGTGAGGCGTCCAAGCTCTGAGGAACTTGAGGCTTTTGCTCTAGAACAATGGGAG TGTTTCTTGCTGCAACTTATCAACTCATCTCAAACTGAAAGGCCGTCAAACATCAGTTCGTCTATGATGAAAACTTTCCAGCGGGGTCTTGTGACTCAAAG AGATAGAGAAGCTCCTAGGTTAACTGAAAGTGGTTTCCAGTTCTTG CTGATGGATACAAATGCACAACTTTGGTACATCATCAGAGAATATATCACTAGCTCGGAG GAGCGCGGGATCGATTCGGCAGATTTGATTTCATTCCTGCTAGAGCTAAGTTTTCATGTTACAGGCGAG GCAtataacataaatacattgactgagGTTCAGAAAAATACGATCAAGGACTTCACAGATTTGGGATTGGTCAAACTTCAGCAG GGTAGGAAAGAGAGTTGGTTTATACCTACTAAATTAGCTACTAATCTTTCGGTGAGCTTGACAGACACATCATCAAGGAAACAG GGATTTGTGGTTGTGGAAACAAACTTTAGGCTCTATGCATACTCATCATCAAAATTGCATTGTGAAATTTTGCGTCTTTTCGCAAG GATAGAATATCAACTTCCGAACCTTATAGTTGGAGCAATAACAAAAGAAAGTCTGTATGGTGCTTTTGACAATTGCATCACTGCAGAACAG ataatttcttttcttcagCAAAATGCACATCCAcgtgttgcagagagaatacCATCTGTACCTGAGAATGTCACGGATCAG ATCAGGCTCTGGGAAACTGATTTAAACAGAGTTGAGATGACTACTGCATATTATTACGATGAATTTCCATCCAGG GATCTCTTTGACGGTGCTGTTGACTATGCGAGAAGCTATAATGGTTTGTTATGGGAGGCTCCAGATGATTCAAAAAAGATGCGTTTGGTGGTCAGGGCCGAAAACCACGTGCACATGCGAGAATATCTTTCCGGTCAAAAGTAG
- the LOC133731372 gene encoding uncharacterized protein LOC133731372: METEWAHCKNSDPRGFYDGARNFVISIHASKGYPKKIQCPCSGCINIWSHPPNEVLDHLISNGLYEGYCNCTIHGDPNTSVQQEMMENMENLETYRMYRDAYLDDEFMEPAPAPLEPNVGNLVSEAELPLFTGCPFTKMSATVMFYKFKARNSLSDSGYDELLEMVRSLLPPDNILPSSLYSTKKLLKAFDLGYEKIHAYVNDCCLFRKSLEHMETCPKCGASRWKVNKRTQKIEKGVPAKVLRYFPIIPRFRRMFKDSEKAEQLTWHHTHKSQDGKMRHPVDSLAWKKIDSKWPSFAEDPRNLRLGLSSDGFNPFGDLSSRYSCWPVILVAYNLPPSLCMSKEHLMLTLLIPGPKQPGNDIDVYLEPLIEDLKELWINGVTAYDAFTKSAFNLKAILMWTINDFPAYGNLSGYSTKGKKACPVCGVQTSSQWLPNGRKHAYMCHRRFLAHDHPYRHNKTWFNGTEEHRVRPRKLTGSEVFQVVKNIKNNWGKEAKRCTRKKKKKVGSSNSRKKRRTEGKKSSVNEMEDDSIGNSDDDSDDDSEDPLKPSKRWKKKSMFFELPYWEALLLRHNLDMMHIEKNICESIIGTLLNMKGKTKDNLNSRKDLKVMGIKKKLHPKEDGSSKSKSDAAPYVLSKKEKKIFCKRLAKLRLPDGYCSNLANRVSLQDNKIMGLKSHDCHVLIQQILAVALKGLLPKGPRIAIFRLCSFFHQLCQREIEKKNIGVLDEEIAETVCMFERFFPPSFFDIMVHLPIHLAQEALIGGPVHFRWMYPFERFMKDLKGYVKNRSNPEGCIAEKYLAEEMTRFCSGYIKGAAEIGVQSRRNEDFEHETILEGRPLGEGKLKLFSSSMLEIAHRFVWTNSSEVDPWREMHREELKYSDTRLEHDENLLEQRHLSTFSGWLADKVKFGDSRDMSDTVKWIACRPKADVVSHTGFIINGNRFQTEASEKSTQNSGVFVEGDTMCRASARDNFQKMDRISYYGVIRDIVLLDYRQFKVPLFDCYWANIGTDVKFEDDFTLVNLHKGQHQFDRDPFIFASQAKQVFYSRESDTSNWHVVLKAPPRGFFENDSDESAYMPVDVSQLDLDVEDEECERYDNEEINSVIVGIAYNNRYISVYVFVCVLVSIFVILK, encoded by the exons ATGGAAACAGAATGGGCACATTGTAAAAACAG CGATCCTAGAGGTTTTTATGATGGAGCACGAAACTTTGTTATTAGTATTCATGCAAGTAAGGGGTACCCGAAGAAGATCCAATGCCCTTGTAGTGGCTGTATAAACATCTGGTCTCATCCACCTAATGAAGTATTAGATCACTTGATCTCAAATGGGTTATATGAGGGTTATTGTAACTGTACCATTCATGGGGATCCGAACACTTCTGTACAACAAGAAATGATGGAAAACATGGAGAATTTAGAGACATATAGAATGTACAGAGATGCATATTTAGATGATGAATTTATGGAACCTGCACCTGCACCACTAGAGCCTAATGTTGGAAATTTAGTTTCCGAAGCAGAACTTCCTTTATTCACAGGCTGTCCTTTCACAAAGATGTCAGCAACAGTTATGTTTTACAAGTTTAAGGCAAGAAATAGTTTATCTGACAGTGGCTACGATGAACTTCTAGAGATGGTTCGTAGTCTTCTACCTCCAGATAACATACTCCCTAGTTCTCTATATTCAACAAAAAAATTACTCAAAGCATTTGATCTAGGGTATGAGAAGATTCATGCTTATGTTAATGATTGTTGTTTATTTAGAAAGAGTCTAGAGCACATGGAGACTTGTCCTAAATGTGGTGCCTCTCGGTGGAAAGTAAATAAGCGCACCCAAAAGATTGAGAAAGGAGTCCCTGCAAAGGTCTTGAGATATTTTCCTATTATCCCTAGATTTAGAAGAATGTTTAAGGATTCTGAAAAGGCAGAACAACTTACATGGCATCACACTCATAAAAGTCAAGATGGCAAGATGCGTCATCCAGTTGACTCACTTGCATGGAAGAAGATTGATAGCAAGTGGCCTTCATTTGCAGAAGATCCTCGTAATCTTAGACTTGGTCTTTCATCCGATGGATTTAATCCGTTTGGTGATCTTAGTTCCCGATATAGTTGTTGGCCTGTGATCTTGGTTGCATATAACCTCCCTCCATCGTTATGCATGTCCAAGGAACATTTAATGTTGACATTACTAATCCCCGGTCCTAAGCAACCGGGAAATGACATTGATGTATACTTGGAACCCCTTATTGAAGATTTAAAAGAGTTATGGATCAATGGGGTTACTGCATATGATGCGTTCACCAAGTCTGCCTTCAACTTGAAAGCTATATTGATGTGGACAATAAACGATTTTCCTGCTTACGGGAATTTGTCGGGATATTCCACAAAGGGAAAGAAAGCATGTCCGGTATGTGGTGTTCAAACATCCTCTCAATGGCTGCCAAATGGAAGAAAGCATGCATATATGTGTCATAGGAGATTTCTTGCACATGATCATCCATATCGGCACAATAAAACTTGGTTTAATGGAACCGAGGAACATAGAGTGAGGCCTAGAAAGCTAACTGGTTCAGAGGTATTTCAAGTGGTGAAGAATATTAAAAATAATTGGGGTAAGGAGGCTAAGCGTtgcacaagaaagaaaaaaaaaaaggttggcAGCAGTAACAgcagaaaaaagagaagaactGAAGGTAAAAAAAGTTCAGTCAATGAAATGGAAGATGACTCCATTGGCAATTCAGATGATGATAGTGATGATGACAGTGAGGATCCTTTAAAGCCTTCAAAGAGATGGAAGAAGAAATCAATGTTTTTTGAGTTACCATATTGGGAg GCTTTGTTATTGCGACACAATTTAGATATGATGCACattgaaaaaaatatatgtgaGAGCATCATTGGCACTTTACTCAACATGAAGGGAAAGACGAAGGATAACTTGAATTCTCGGAAAGATTTAAAAGTGATGGGTATTAAAAAGAAATTGCATCCAAAAGAAGATGGTTCCAGCAAATCCAAAAGTGATGCAGCACCTTACGTGCTttcaaagaaggagaagaagatattTTGTAAGAGGTTAGCCAAGTTGAGATTGCCGGATGGGTATTGTTCTAATCTTGCAAATCGTGTCTCTTTACAAGACAACAAGATCATGGGTTTGAAGTCACACGATTGCCATGTTTTGATACAACAGATTCTTGCGGTAGCTTTGAAAGGACTTCTGCCCAAAGGACCAAGAATTGCAATTTTTCGCTTGTGTTCTTTTTTCCATCAGTTATGTCAAAGAGAGAttgagaagaaaaatattggtgtTCTTGATGAAGAAATTGCAGAGACTGTGTGTATGTTTGAAAGGTTTTTTCCTCCCtctttctttgacattatggttCACCTACCAATTCACCTTGCACAAGAAGCTCTAATTGGTGGCCCTGTACATTTTCGTTGGATGTACCCCTTCGAAAG gtttatGAAGGACCTAAAAGGATATGTCAAAAATCGATCAAACCCTGAAGGATGCATAGCAGAAAAGTATTTGGCTGAAGAAATGACACGTTTTTGTAGTGGATACATTAAAGGAGCAGCTGAAATAGGTGTTCAAAGTAGACGCAATGAGGATTTTGAGCATGAAACAATACTAGAAGGGCGACCACTTGGTGAGGGGAAGTTAAAACTATTCAGTTCTTCTATGTTAGAGATTGCTCATCGATTTGTGTGGACAAATAGTTCAGAGGTCGATCCATGGAGAGA AATGCACAGGGAAGAACTAAAGTATTCTGATACGCGTCTTGAGCATGATGAAAACCTTCTTGAACAGAGACAtcttagtacttttagtggatGGTTAGCTGATAAGGTCAAATTTGGTGATTCAAGAGATATGTCAGATACAGTAAAGTGGATTGCTTGTCGGCCAAAAGCAGATGTGGTATCACATACAGGCTTCATCATCAATGGAAACCGATTTCAAACTGAGGCCAGTGAGAAGAGCACACAAAATAGTGGTGTTTTTGTTGAAGGAGACACTATGTGTCGAGCAAGTGCAAGGGATAATTTTCAGAAGATGGACAGAATATCCTACTATGGTGTTATAAGAGATATAGTTCTGCTAGACTACCGTCAATTTAAGGTTCCCCTATTTGATTGTTATTGGGCTAATATAGGGACCGATGTCAAATTTGAAGATGATTTTACATTAGTGAACCTCCACAAGGGGCAGCATCAGTTTGATAGAGATCCGTTTATTTTTGCTTCCCAAGCGAAACAGGTTTTTTATTCAAGAGAGAGTGACACTTCGAATTGGCATGTTGTACTCAAAGCACCGCCAAGAGGGTTTTTTGAGAATGATAGTGATGAAAGTGCTTACATGCCAGTAGATGTATCACAGCTAGACCTCGACGTTGAGGATGAAGAATGTGAGAGATATGATAATGAGGAAATCAATTCGGTAATTGTAGGAATTGCATACAATAATAGATATATCTCTGtgtatgtgtttgtgtgtgttctGGTATCAATATTTGTTATACTTAAATGA
- the LOC133727880 gene encoding uncharacterized protein LOC133727880 isoform X2, protein MTKLWRDNRSLVMKEVEEQAKVVGLQRAAALLKPNNIESMDEWLALIKHRTSVGFKEKCQKFKRMRAGRTLLHRTSRKSFARLEEELREQSENPDAISRSDIWIHAYEAKKKKSSDEVVEDPEIVKQVKQKRAEQEPSQTSSLKDDAVAQVLGPDPRGRVRGLGFGAVPSKIEYQTKVGNKVANLEKQVSTQAQNMLSQSQEIERLKEVVATLLARSEKQGNNHNENPSVQHHSSDGVQSNQNIASVRGSDSGRPQSKQSNQKKTSSIQYSADHGSQSKDKEGKRTKVTKDDQNRIELLNWFEMEEQVVAIAKLESKDPNVKIHHVPLGHECWKVWVLDVFEDIALYRPTREFGTLSMAQGSTIAWPIKYIKQV, encoded by the exons ATGACGAAACTTTGGCGAGATAATAGATCTTTAGTGATGAAAGAAGTGGAAGAGCAAGCCAAAGTTGTTGGTTTACAGCGTGCTGCTGCCCTTCTCAAGCCTAATAACATAGAATCCATGGATGAGTGGTTAGCTCTTATTAAACACAGAACTAGTGTGGGATTTAAG GAGAAGTGTCAAAAATTCAAGAGAATGCGGGCAGGAAGAACTTTACTACATAGAACTAGTAGAAAAAGTTTCGCGCGGCTTGAAGAAGAATTG AGGGAACAAAGTGAAAATCCAGATGCGATATCAAGGTCTGATATATGGATTCATGCTTAtgaagcaaagaagaagaagagttcaGATGAAGTAGTTGAGGATCCGGAAATAGTG AAACAAGTGAAGCAGAAAAGGGCAGAGCAAGAACCTTCACAAACATCTTCTTTGAAAGATGATGCTGTAGCACAAGTTCTAGGACCTGATCCACGAGGACGGGTAAGAGGGTTAGGATTTGGAGCAGTCCCTTCAAAGATAGAATATCAAACCAAAGTTGGAAACAAAGTTGCTAACTTAGAGAAACAAGTGTCCACTCAAGCACAGAATATGCTTTCTCAATCACAAGAGATTGAACGATTGAAAGAAGTGGTTGCCACTCTTTTAGCAAGATCAGAGAAACAAGGGAATAACCAC AATGAAAATCCTAGTGTTCAACATCATAGCAGTGATGGAGTACAAAGCAACCAAAATATTGCAAGTGTTCGAGGTTCTGACAGTGGGAGGCCACAAAGCAAGCAAAGCAACCAAAAGAAAACTTCAAGTATTCAATATTCTGCTGATCATGGGTCACAAAGCAAAGACAAGGAAGGTAAAAGGACCAAAGTTACAAAGGATGATCAGAATAGAATCGAATTGTTAAATTGGTTTGAGATGGAAGAACAGGTTGTTGCAATTGCAAAACTTGAGTCAAAAGATCCAAATGTAAAGATCCATCATGTGCCCCTTGGTCATGAATGCTGGAAAGTTTGGGTGCTTGATGTTTTTGAGGATATAGCTTTATATCGACCAACTAGGGAGTTTGGAACACTGAGTATGGCTCAAGGAAGTACAATTGCATGGCCTATCAAGTACATCAAACAAGTTTAG
- the LOC133727880 gene encoding uncharacterized protein LOC133727880 isoform X1 codes for MTKLWRDNRSLVMKEVEEQAKVVGLQRAAALLKPNNIESMDEWLALIKHRTSVGFKEKCQKFKRMRAGRTLLHRTSRKSFARLEEELREQSENPDAISRSDIWIHAYEAKKKKSSDEVVEDPEIVKQVKQKRAEQEPSQTSSLKDDAVAQVLGPDPRGRVRGLGFGAVPSKIEYQTKVGNKVANLEKQVSTQAQNMLSQSQEIERLKEVVATLLARSEKQGNNHGSNSVQHSANMFALQTQNENPSVQHHSSDGVQSNQNIASVRGSDSGRPQSKQSNQKKTSSIQYSADHGSQSKDKEGKRTKVTKDDQNRIELLNWFEMEEQVVAIAKLESKDPNVKIHHVPLGHECWKVWVLDVFEDIALYRPTREFGTLSMAQGSTIAWPIKYIKQV; via the exons ATGACGAAACTTTGGCGAGATAATAGATCTTTAGTGATGAAAGAAGTGGAAGAGCAAGCCAAAGTTGTTGGTTTACAGCGTGCTGCTGCCCTTCTCAAGCCTAATAACATAGAATCCATGGATGAGTGGTTAGCTCTTATTAAACACAGAACTAGTGTGGGATTTAAG GAGAAGTGTCAAAAATTCAAGAGAATGCGGGCAGGAAGAACTTTACTACATAGAACTAGTAGAAAAAGTTTCGCGCGGCTTGAAGAAGAATTG AGGGAACAAAGTGAAAATCCAGATGCGATATCAAGGTCTGATATATGGATTCATGCTTAtgaagcaaagaagaagaagagttcaGATGAAGTAGTTGAGGATCCGGAAATAGTG AAACAAGTGAAGCAGAAAAGGGCAGAGCAAGAACCTTCACAAACATCTTCTTTGAAAGATGATGCTGTAGCACAAGTTCTAGGACCTGATCCACGAGGACGGGTAAGAGGGTTAGGATTTGGAGCAGTCCCTTCAAAGATAGAATATCAAACCAAAGTTGGAAACAAAGTTGCTAACTTAGAGAAACAAGTGTCCACTCAAGCACAGAATATGCTTTCTCAATCACAAGAGATTGAACGATTGAAAGAAGTGGTTGCCACTCTTTTAGCAAGATCAGAGAAACAAGGGAATAACCAC GGTAGTAACAGTGTTCAGCATTCTGCTAACATGTTTGCACTACAAACGCAGAATGAAAATCCTAGTGTTCAACATCATAGCAGTGATGGAGTACAAAGCAACCAAAATATTGCAAGTGTTCGAGGTTCTGACAGTGGGAGGCCACAAAGCAAGCAAAGCAACCAAAAGAAAACTTCAAGTATTCAATATTCTGCTGATCATGGGTCACAAAGCAAAGACAAGGAAGGTAAAAGGACCAAAGTTACAAAGGATGATCAGAATAGAATCGAATTGTTAAATTGGTTTGAGATGGAAGAACAGGTTGTTGCAATTGCAAAACTTGAGTCAAAAGATCCAAATGTAAAGATCCATCATGTGCCCCTTGGTCATGAATGCTGGAAAGTTTGGGTGCTTGATGTTTTTGAGGATATAGCTTTATATCGACCAACTAGGGAGTTTGGAACACTGAGTATGGCTCAAGGAAGTACAATTGCATGGCCTATCAAGTACATCAAACAAGTTTAG
- the LOC133733330 gene encoding uncharacterized protein LOC133733330 isoform X1, translating into MIPQQWGPPCNHECTHKYAALMQIPWRVFCKKGCDTDGETWEECLEECNEICYKDPVLKDQQWSACIDRSPGVERYSEECFHACVSGCGYKFDKPPDIADKVRPNRPPKPPPVPKPASPIVESKATAEDILGTSA; encoded by the exons atgaTACCGCAGCAATGGGGTCCTCCCTGCAATCACGAATGCACGCACAAGTACGCAGCCCTTATGCAGATTCCAT GGCGAGTATTTTGCAAGAAAGGGTGTGACACTGATGGAGAGACTTGGGAAGAAT GCTTGGAGGAGTGCAATGAGATATGTTACAAGGATCCTGTCTTAAAGGATCAACAATGGAGTGCTTGCATTGACCGTTCTCCTGGAGTTGAAAGGTACTCAGAG GAATGTTTTCACGCTTGCGTATCTGGCTGTGGTTACAAG TTTGACAAACCTCCAGACATAGCTGATAAAGTTCGCCCAAACAGGCCACCTAAGCCTCCCCCTGTACCAAAGCCAGCCTCACCAATTGTTGAATCCAAAGCAACGGCTGAAGACATACTTGGGACTTCTGCATAG
- the LOC133733330 gene encoding uncharacterized protein LOC133733330 isoform X2: MIPQQWGPPCNHECTHKYAALMQIPWRVFCKKGCDTDGETWEECLEECNEICYKDPVLKDQQWSACIDRSPGVERNVFTLAYLAVVTSLTNLQT; the protein is encoded by the exons atgaTACCGCAGCAATGGGGTCCTCCCTGCAATCACGAATGCACGCACAAGTACGCAGCCCTTATGCAGATTCCAT GGCGAGTATTTTGCAAGAAAGGGTGTGACACTGATGGAGAGACTTGGGAAGAAT GCTTGGAGGAGTGCAATGAGATATGTTACAAGGATCCTGTCTTAAAGGATCAACAATGGAGTGCTTGCATTGACCGTTCTCCTGGAGTTGAAAG GAATGTTTTCACGCTTGCGTATCTGGCTGTGGTTACAAG TTTGACAAACCTCCAGACATAG